A region of the Dyadobacter sp. CECT 9275 genome:
CTGTTGTTAAGGCTATGCAACGACCCGAACCTCCCGGCTCGCCTGACCGACATTGAAGATCCTGATGCAAAGATCAGCCTCTTAAGGGCCAAATCGATCAACACCTTGATCGCCAATTGCTCTGATCTGTTTTACAACGAACAGCAGACCATACTGGATGGTAATTTTAACGACAGCCTGATCGGAAGTATCCCTGAGCCCTACCGGTCGGCGATGAAAGAAATTCAGCAGATTTCCATACAAAAGATTTATAACTACGCTTCCGTTGTGCAGATCGAAGTGGCTGGTTACAAGGTCATGGGAGGCCTGCTCGAAGAGTTTGTTCCGGCTTACCTGAACAACAATTCCCATTACAGCAAAAAGCTTGTTGACCTTATTCCCCGGCAGTTTATCACCAAACAAAATGATGAATATGCAAAAATTCAGACCGTACTGGATTTCGTTTCAGGGATGACAGACCTTTATGCGGTTGAGTTATTCAGAAAAATCAAAGGTATATCCTTTCCATCTATCAGCTGACCTTTGAATAAAATGTGTTGCGATCAATATTCCAACACACCTACAAATTCCTTGTAAAACTTTAATAATTCTACGTTTAATGAAGTATTAACCTGACAGGTATTTGATTCTTCCATTAAGTTTTTTTGTATCTTGTTTGCCAAAACCGTTTTGACCTAAACTTTTCTCACATCATGAAAATAGAGCAGCTAGTCTACTCTGCGGATGTTCCGTTCGGTGAATTTTCTGTGACACCGACACTGCTTTTCATTTTTGGCAACCGGGAACTCCTGGAAACCGGAGTGCTCACCAACGAACTGGCCAGCAAATACCCCAATGCAGTTTTTGCAGGCTGCTCCACCGCCGGAGAAATTGCGAAGGAATCGGTCAAAGACAACAGCATTGTTGTCACCGCTATTGAATTTGAAAAAACGACCGTTCAAACTTCTAAAATAGCCCTCGACGAAATTAATTTCAGCAGTAGCGAAGCGGGAAAAAAACTTGTCTCTCAGCTTCCCGTAGAAGGCCTGCGCCACGTTGTGGTACTCTCGGACGGCCTGAAAGTCAATGGAACTGATCTGGTGAAGGGCATGCAAGAAGCGCTTGCCGATGACGTTACATTGACCGGAGGATTGGCGGGCGATGGCCCACATTTTGAAAAAACAGTAATAGTTGAACCTGACGGGAAAGTTGCAACGGAGAGTATCATGGCTGTTGGCTTCTACGGCCCGGCGCTGTCCATCAGCTTTGGATCAAGGGGAGGATGGGACAGCTTTGGCCTCGACAGAATGGTAACCCGTTCAAAAGAAAATATCCTTTATGAAATAGATGGACAGCCGGCTTTGGATTTGTATAAATCGTTTCTGGGAGACAAGGCCCGGGAACTTCCCGCATCGGGGTTGTTATTTCCGCTGAGCATGCGCGACAAGGAAGACCGGACACCTGTGGTAAGGACGATTCTTGGCATTAATGAAGAAGAAAAAAGCCTCACTTTTGCAGGGGATATCCCACAGGGTTCCTTTGTAAAGCTTATGAAGGCCAATAACGACAGGCTGATCAACGGGGCCGAGGAGGCAGCGGAAGTAGCAGCGGAAGGAATGGACAATCCCGAATTTGCTTTGCTGGTAAGTTGTGTAGGCCGTAAACTGGTGCTGAAACAAATGATAGAAGAGGAGGTGGAAAGTGTATCGCAGGTACTGGGAAAACCGGCTATAACCGGGTTTTACTCTTATGGCGAACTGGCTCCCTTCAGCCGTGATACCAGTTGCGAACTACACAACCAAACGATGACTATTACTACATTTAGAGAATAACTAAAATGTTAACCTTAGATCCGACAGATACCAATTTTCATCGTCTTCTTAAACGGCAAATACGAAAATCACTCCCTCCAGAACTTGCGGAAAACCCTGCATTACAGGACTTTCTGACATCCGTCAACCAGGCTTACATAGAATATCAGGATGATATCGCGAGAGTAGAGCATATCCTTGAGCAGAGTTCCGGCGAGCTGTTCAAGGCCAATAAGGAACTGACGCGTATCGCCGAGGAAAAAACACAGGAAGCCGCCATTACCAGCAAAAGGCTTGAAGAAGTGGTTGGCAGTATTTCAGAGGTTTTGGTTCAGCTGGACCGAGAGGGGCACATCAGATACCTGAACAACGCCTGGGAAGTTGTCACGGGATATACAGTTGAAGAAAGCCTTAATAAAAAATGGGTGGATTTCCCTTTACCTGATGAATCACTGAGTAAGATACAATCCATTTTTGAATCTGAATTACAGAACGTTGACGAAACCATCAGGATACTGACAGCCGATCATACCGAGAAGTGGCTGGGCGTATCGCTGAGCCACCACATATCACCGGATAATCAACTCGTCGGATATATAGGCACACTGGTAGATATTACCTCCCGCAAGGAACAGGAAGCTGAGATCAATCGGCTGGTAGAATGGCTTAACGAATCCGGCGAAGCGGTGCAGGTATCGGATGAAAACGGGGTGATACTTTTTGTGAATCATGAAGCAGCCCGTCGCCTCGGCAAAACCAGAGACGAAATTATTGGATCTAATGTCAGTGAAATAGAGAAAATTTTCGAAGAAGCGGGAGAGTGGGAAACTTACCTGCAAAACCTGCGGAATACCTCCAAAATGATCCTCAGTGGGGTGCATACCCGAAAAGACGGCAGTACCTTCCCGGTAGAGACCAGTGTTAAATACTATGAAAATAATAACCAGGGATATGTTCTGTCATTCATAAGAGATATAACCGAGCGGGTGGAAGCTGATAAAAAGCTGAAAGCCTATACCCGTGACCTGGAGCGAATCAACGCCGAGCTAGACCAGTTTGCCTATGTTGTAAGCCATGACCTGAAAGCACCTTTAAGGGCCATCAATAATCTTTCGGAATGGATTGAAGAGGATCTGGAAGATATGCTGGGGGGCGATACCAAGGACCAGTTCAGGCTGCTCCGGGGACGAGTGCACCGGATGGAAGGGCTCATCAACGGCATATTGTCCTATTCCAGAGCTGGCAGGATTAAGACTAATAAGGAAAAATTTATGGTCAAACCTCTGGTCGACGACCTGTGCGAGACGCTGGCGCCGAGAAAGTTCATCCGGTTTGATGTGGAAGGAGATGAGGCACTGGAAATATTTTCTGAAAAAATAGCACTTCAGCAAATCCTGCAGAACCTTATCTCTAACGGAATAAAGTACAACGACAAAGAAAATATAGCCATTTCGATTGGCTGGACAGAAACGTCGGACACGGTTGAGTTCTATGTTAAGGATAACGGACCAGGTATCAGCCCCGAATTCCATGAAAGGATCTTCGTCATTTTCCAGACTCTCCAGTCACGCGATGAAGTGGAAAGTACCGGTGTTGGCCTGGCCATTGTGAAAAAAATCGTGCAGGAAAAAGGCGGAATCATCCGCATCCAGTCCGAAATGGGCAAGTACACGACTTTCTATTTCACCTGGCCGAAAAATGAGTTAAAAGAAGCAGAATCCCAACAATAACCCACCGTATATCAGATTGAAAATTTAAATAAAAAGAAAATGTTCACTACAAATCTTGTTCCGATGACCATCCTATTAGTAGAAGACGATGAAGTCGATATTATGAATGTTAAGCGGGCCTTTAAAAAAAATAATATTTCCAATCCGCTGCAAATCGCTCATAATGGCCTGGAAGCGCTGGAAGTCCTGCGCGCTCCTGCTACAGACATACCCAAACCGAAAATTGTATTGCTGGACCTCAATATGCCACGTATGGGCGGAATAGAATTTTTGAGGGAGATCCGGCAAGACCCAGAACTCAGCACATTGTCTGTTTTTGTTATGACAACTTCCAACGAAGATGGTGACAAAATAGATGCATTCAATCTGAACGTTGCAGGGTATATACTCAAGCCGCTTTCAATGGATCGTTTCATTGCGGCAGTATCCACACTGAACAGTTACTGGACACTCTGTGAATATCCTGAATAATTATGCTCAAACTGTCTTTCGGTAATACCTTATGACACCCTTTACGTTGCTGCTTGTCGAAGATGATCACATTGATGCAATGGAATTCAGGCGAGCTATCAAAAAAAGCCATATCGCTATTGAGGAGATCAGAGTATGTAAATATGCCGAAGAAGCCCTTCAAGTACTGGAAACCTGGGTTCCAAGTTGCGTTTTTATTGATTATCAACTCCCTAAAACCAACGGACTTGAACTGCTCAGGAAGATAAAAAGCGCCGCACCGCAGCTTCCGGTGATCATCCTTACCTCGCACGGTGATGAAAAGATCGCCGTGGAGATGATGAAGGCAGGCGCGATGGATTACATCCCCAAGTCGGAAGTAAATGCTGAAAAACTTTCCAAAATGTTCCATACCATGGAACGTATGAGGGAGGTAGAAAAGCAGCGGCAGCAAGCCCGGCAGGAACTTGCCGAGAAAGAGGAATTCATTGACAAAGTTGCTTTACTTTCTCCCAATATCATTTATGTCATTGACATAGAAAAATGGACTAACATTTTTCACAACAAGCAAATATGGACGATACTGGGTTACAACAGCAACGAGCTATCTGATAACGATAAAAATATTTTTTCCCTGATTATCGACAATCAGGACAAAATGCTTTTCCAGAAACATTATCATTTTATCAGACATTCTCTTCAGGATGGCGAAGTATTGGAAAAGGAATTCAGACTCAAACACCGGGATGGTTCCGAAGTCTGGATTATTACACGGGAAGTACCCTTCCGGCGCAGCGAGAATGGCGAGGTGAAAGAGGTTTTAGGAACAGCCATTGACATCACCAACCGAAAAATGGCCGAACGGGAGCTGATACAGGCAAAAAAAGATGCCGAGCAGGCTGCAAAGATCAAGTCAGACTTCCTATCTACCATGAGCCACGAAATCCGTACGCCCATGAATGCGATCATCGGATTTACCGACCTGCTGCTGACCGGTAATTTATCTGTGCAAGACAAACAGCACCTTAATACAATCAAATATTCTGCTGATAACCTGATGGTTATCCTGAACGACATTCTGGATATATCAAAGATCGAAGCAGGGAAGTTCAGTCTGGAAAATTTCGAATTCGACCTGCGCGAGAAACTGGGCTTCCTCTACAGGACTTTCGAGCTTAAAGCGTTGGAAAAGGGTATCAAACTTATATTTGATATTGATGAGAACATTCCGGAAATACTGATTGGAGATGCCTATCGCCTGAATCAGATTCTGATTAACCTGCTTGGGAATGCCCTTAAGTTTACGTCCGAAGGTTTTGTCAATCTTTCGGTGCTGCTGACAGACGAATCCGAAGAGGAAATTCATTTAAAAATCAGCGTCCGAGACTCCGGTATAGGAATATCCGAGGACAATCTGAGCCTCATTTTCGAAAGTTTTTCCCAGGCACACAATAACAATGCATCCAAGTATTTTGGCGGCACTGGCCTTGGCCTGAGTATCACCCGCAAAATTACCGAGCTCATGCAGGGTGAAATCACCGCTGAAAGTGAGCTGGGCGTGGGCAGTAATTTTTGCGTATCGCTTCCCTTCAAAAAAGGATTGCCTGCACCTGCTGCTGACTCCGCCAATAAAAACGCTCCTTTTTCCCTTCAAGGTTACAGTGTGATAGCAGCTGACGATATTTTAGCTAATCAGCTTTTACTCAGGCATTTGTTAAAAAAATGGGATGCCGATTTCCAGATCTGCAGCAATGGGAAGGAAATGCTGGACGCGCTGAAACTGCGCTCCTATGACCTCATACTCATGGATTTGCAAATGCCCGTCATGGATGGTATTACCACCATGCAGGTCATCCGTGAGTCCTTTCCCGGGCTGGCTGCAACGCCTGTTATTGCTTTCACAGCGGATACGTTTGCGCAAACGACCCAGGAGATCATAGATTGCCATTTCGATGATTTTGTGACAAAACCTTTCAAAATTGATGAGCTTAGCTCGGTGATTCGCAAACAACTCGCTTTGTAAAAAACCCATTGAGACCTCCGGAATTTCGGCCGCCATTACAAGTTAGTGGTGGCTTTTTATTTTCGGATATTCCATGCATGACAACAAATAAGGGTATCCGGAAAAATAGGTACCAATGAAATGGCAAAGAATAACTTCCTGCCGTCGGAAAAATTTAGAATCCAACGGGATTAATTATCAAAAGTATCAAACAATGACTACTTTTATGATATTAAAAATATCATTTAAAAGATATCCGTGGAAGAGGTATGTCGGAACGACTTCATGAAAAACTTCAGATTCTTGCAGACGCAGCTAAGTATGACGTATCCTGTTCGTCCAGTGGGAGCAACAGAACAAATCATAATAAAGGCCTAGGAGAGGCAACCGGAAGCGGCATCTGCCATACCTATACAGAAGACGGCCGCTGTGTTTCGCTTCTTAAAATTCTGCTCACCAATCACTGCATTTTTGATTGTGCCTACTGTGTCACCCGAAAAAGTAATGACATCAAAAGGGCCGCATTTTCGGTTCAGGAGGTGGTGGATCTCACTATGAATTTCTATCGAAGAAATTATATTGAAGGATTGTTTCTCAGCTCCGGTATCTTCAAAAATGCCGATTTCACGATGGAACGGCTGGTTTCCGTTGCCAAAAAATTACGTACAGAGAATAAGTTCAATGGTTATATCCACCTCAAAACCATCCCCGGAGCCAGTGATGAGCTGATGCATGAGGCCGGATTATATGCAGACCGGCTCAGTGTTAATATTGAGATTCCAACAGAAAGCGGACTTAAACTGCTGGCTCCTGACAAGAATATCAAAGACATGATTGAACCGATGAATTACCTGAAAAAGGAAATCATCCGGACAAAGGAGGAGTCCCGGATCTTCAAGTCTGCACCACTTTTTGCGCCAGCAGGGCAAAGTACGCAAATGATCATCGGGGCGAGTGGCGAGAGTGATAAAGATATTATGCATACAGCGCATAAATTCTACACAGGCTTTAATCTGAAAAGGGTTTATTATTCAGGTTATGTACCCATCAGTAACGATACTCGCCTGCCAGGGCTTGGCAGCGAGGTACCCGTTTTAAGAGAGAACAGATTATACCAGACCGACTGGCTGATGCGGTTCTATGGATTCCAGGTACAGGAACTGCTCAATGAAAAATACCCGAATCTTGATCCTGAAATTGATCCTAAGCTGAGCTGGGCTTTAAGAAACATGGGTTACTTTCCTGTAGACATTAATACTGCTGATTTACAACTCATTCTGCGGGTTCCGGGAATAGGGCTGCAATCGGCACAGAAAATAATAGGTGCCAGGCGTTTCAACCGTCTGGGTTGGGATCATCTCAAAAAAATAGGTATTGCGGTCAACCGGGCAAAGTACTTTATCATTTGTAACAGCCCGGCAGCAGACCGTAAAGACTATACCGAAGCCAAAATCCGACAGTTTATTCTCAGCGAGTCACGAAGCAAGTTCTTGAAAAATGGAGGCCGTCAATACAATCTATTCGGGTAGGCCTGTCGCCGTTTGTTACGACGGCACCTGGCCAGGTTTGCTCACTGCCGTTTTTGAAACTTTCGCAAAAAAATGGCAGGTAACTTCCTTTCAGGTGCACGGCAGGGAATGCCAAACGAATTTCCTTGCTGAAAAGGCAGACGTTATTTCCGATGACGAAAAAGCAGCAAGGGTGTGGCAAGGGCTCCGCCGAAAAGTACCTTCGGAGAATTGTATACAGTTGTACCGCTGCTTTTTATCGGAAATGAAGGGAGTGGAGCTTACCATACTTTCATGTGTACAATTTTATTTCTCCGGGGCAGAATCTCCGCACCAGGCATACGGACATCCTGATGTGCTGAAAATAAACCAGATTTCTAAAATGGTATACCGGGAAAAACACCGGATGGAAGCCTTCGTAAGGTTCCAGCGTACTTCGGACGACCTCTATTATGCCGTTATCGAGCCCGATTTTGATGTAATACCACTCCTAAGCAAGCATTTTGAAGAACGCTATGCAGATCAAAACTGGCTGATTTATGATATCAGACGTAAGTATGGGATTTATTATGATCAGGAAAAAGTATCGGAAATAATACTGGATCTCAAACAGGAAACCCATACTTCCTGCAACTTCCGGAATATACTTCACGATTCGGAACCGTTGTACCAGGGATTGTGGAAAGATTATTTCAAACATGTAAATATTCCCTCGCGCCGGAACATCAAATTACATTTGCAACACGTCCCTAAACGATACTGGAAGCATCTGGTCGAAAAAAAATAAGACATGGATGACGATACAACAAGAGACTCACAAACCCAGCGGGAAAATTTTGTGCTCCGTTAACAGATATATCTGCCTTTCGGCGGTCATTTCTACGCCAAACCCTCCTGTAAAAACACCGAAACTGGGAACAATAGCCTGATGCGGATCCACCACAAAACAAGGCAGCCTCAAACTTTGCCTTCCCTTTCCATACGTTTTAAATACCGGATGAACATGCCCGGCAAATACAAATTTTCCAGGGTCAGGCTCTAATTTTGGATGATGGGTAAAGACAAAATTGTCCTCTTCGTAATCGCTTTTGTAAACCTGTAAATCTGTTTCAAGAAACATGCTCAGCGGGAGAATATCATGATTCCCCACCACAATAATCATTTCAATATAATGATGCTCAGCCCTCCATAACCGGAAGGTATCCCATTCGGAATTGTACTGGCTATGAAACAGATCTCCCAGGAAAATAATACGGCCTGCTCCGGTATGATGTACGATCTCATTAAGCCGGTCGAAATTATTGTCTGCTGCAAGGTTTGGAATGGCAATTCCTTCCTTTCTAAAATGAGTGATTTTCCCCAGATGCAGATCTCCGATCAGTAGTGTCTGTGTCTCTTCCCAAAATATGGCCCTTTGTGTCAGTAGTAAAAAGTGATTCCCTTTAATTTCAATCTGCATTACTGTATTGATTTATCATTTTCCGGACGCGGTCTTCCAGCTTTTCCGAGGTTAACTGTTCGCGCAGCCTGTCCACCATGATAGGGAACGAAAACGGCGTGGGCTTTTTCGTTTTTTTGATGATTATTTTTTGCGTGGCGATTCTGGCCAGGGCGGTACGCATCCTAACTTCTTCCAGCTGGTAGGTGAGCACTTCCTGATATGCCTGTTTGATCAGCAAATTATTATCTTCATATTTACTCATCACCGTAAACAGCAGTGAGGTAGAAGCCTGTAACTGTCTTGTTTTCATATACTTACCAGGATACCCCTGAAACATCAGTCCGGCAATAGCTGCTATTTCCCTGAATTTGCGTTTCGCCATCTCAGTAGCATTCACACTTTGGTATATATCATCAACCAGGTGATCCATTGAGAAAAGGTCCGTCTGCGCCATGATCTTTTCCATATCCACATACTGGTCGCTCAGCAACTCAAATCCATAGTCATTCATCGCCACGGAAAAGGTAATCGGCGATAATTTACTGATCCTGTAAGCAAGGATGATAGACATTCCTTCATGTACCAGGCGGCCTTCAAAGGGGAAAATAAAGATATGATGCCCTTCCCTGGTCTCACATTGTTCAATCAGCAGCTCTGAGGTCTGAGGGATAAGGGATAGTTCGTTCTGTAGCGCCAGCAAAGGCTTAAGTTTCGCCAATTCCCTTTCTTTCAGCGGATTTTCAATGGCATCTGATAGCCGGTCACGTATAAAAGCCGACAGCTGCGAGGATAACGGCATCCTTCCGCCCGCCCATCTTACCAAAAATCCTTTTTTTCCCTCGGCCTTTTTTACTGTGACGGTCATTTCATGAATGCGTACGAATTCCACACTCATCCCCGCGAAGAAAAACACATCTCCTGCCTTCATCCTGGTAACGAAAGATTCTTCCACCGAGCCGAGGTACTTCCCATGCTGAAATTTGACTTTCAAAGCCGTATCTGAAACAATAGTACCCATGCTCAACAGGTGGCGGTGCGCCGTCCGCCGACTGCTTACGACATAACGCCCATTCAGATGCTCCACTTTTTTGTATTCGTCGTAAACAGTCAGAGACGGACTTCCCGTGGTGATATACCCCAGCAGCCACTCCCACTCCTGGCGGTTGATCAGCTGATAGCCGTAACAATTGCGGACTTCTTCATACAGTTGCTTTTCTTCAAAACCTTCCCCCACCGCCAGGGTGATCATCCACTGCGCCAGTACGTCAAAAGCATGAATGACCGGTGGGCGGTCTTCGATAATTTGTTTGTCAACCCCGTCGCGCAGGGAAACGGCCTCAATGAGTTCCAGAGCGTTCGTCGGGCAGAAGTAAATCTTGCTGGCTACTCCGGGCCGGTGCCCACTTCTTCCCGCCCGCTGGATAAAACGCGCAATACTTTTGGGACTACCTACCTGAATAACAGTATCTACCGGCCTGAAATCCACACCCAAATCCAAACTTGCGGTACAGATAACCAGTTTCAGCCTTTCTTCATGCAAAGCTTCTTCCACCCAATCCCTAATTTCCCTGTCCAGTGATGCATGATGCAGCGCCATGATCCCCGCAAATTCCGGGTATTTTTCAATAATTGTCCTGTACCAGATTTCCGTCTGCGAGCGGGTATTGGTAAAAATCAAAGTGGTTTGGCTCCTGTTAACGATTTCCACCACCTTATCCACCAGCCTGATCCCCATGTATCCTGCCCACGGAAGTGTTTCCACCTTTTCGGGAATAATGCTTTCGACCAGAATTTTCTTATCCGTATTGGCTTTAATGATTACAGAATCCTCCGCATTGAAACGCATCCCCAGCAACACCTGCTTGGCCTCTTCCAGATTACCTATCGTTGCGGATATCCCCCAGGTTTGCAAAGCCGGATTGATACTTCTTAACCTGGCCAGCGCGAGTTCTGTTTGCGTTCCCCGTTTGCTGCCCATCAGTTCATGCCATTCATCCACGACCACCGTATGCAAGTTCTTAAAAACTTCCGAACTGTTTTTTTGCGCGAATAATATGTGCAGGCTTTCCGGGGTAATCAGCAGTGCTTCCGGCATTTGCTTTTTCTGACTGGCCCTTTCCCTGGTGCCCGTATCACCGGTACGAATCCCTACCCGCAGCGTAAGGTTCATTTCCAACGCCGCCATTTCCATATTCCTGAACAAGTCCTTGGATAACGCACGCAAAGGTGTAACCCACAAAATTTGCAGGCCCTTGCTTTTTTTTGAAGGACTCCCGGACAAAGAATTGATGTAACGGATCAAGATCGGTATCCATAGAGAATAGGTCTTGCCGCTTCCGGTAGGAGCATTAACGATACCGCTTTTCCCCGCAAGATATGCCGCGGCCGCCTCTTTCTGAAAGGCTGCCCATTTCCAGTTTTTTTGCTTAAACCACTGTTCTGCAGCGATATGTCCGCGGGATTTTGCCAATTGGTTCTAAATAATTGTTTGTCAGATCAGTTTTAACCTGAGATACAAAATTGATCGGCCGTAAAACTCCGGCCAGCTTCTCTTCTTTTTTACACTCCGTATTCCCCGCTAGGTATACATTTTCAAAATCCCTTTTAAACTTTCCAGCGTATCGGCCTCTGCTGCCTTTTTATCCTTCCTCCATTTAAGTATTCTCGGGAAGCGTACTGCAATTCCGGACTTATGCCGGGTGGAGGCATTGATCCCCTCAAAACCAATTTCAAATACGAGCTCAGGTTTCACGGTACGCACCGGTCCAAATTTCTCGAGTATATTACGTTTTATAAAGTAGTCCACCTGTCCGATCTCCGCGTCGGTAAGCCCCGAATACGCCTTGGCAAAAGGAACAAGTTTACCATCTTCACCCCATACGGCAAAAGTATAATCGGTAAAAAGCTCTGCTCGGCGTCCTGAGCCTTTCTGAGCATAAATCAAAACGGCGTCCACACTCAGCGGATCAATTTTCCATTTCCACCAGTCTCCCTTCTTGCGGCCAACCTGGTACGTACTGTTTTTCCGTTTAATCATAAAACCTTCCGCGATATTCTCCCGAGAGGCCGGATGCAACACCTGTAGTTCCTGCCATTCCCGAAAATCGACCAGGGGAGAAAGATTAAATACGCCCTGCACGGGCATATTCCTGTGAATTTCTTCCAGCTGCGCCCGCCTTTGCTGCTGGGTAAGATGGCGGATATCCACCCCGTTGGCTTCCATTACGTCATACGCTATAAATGCTATGGGTGCTTCTTCCAATACTTTTTTGGAGAGGTTTTTCCTGCCGATCCTGGTCTGCAATATGCTAAAAGGCATAGGTTTATTATCCTGATAACTCACAATCTCACCGTCCAGAACCGTACCACTTGGCAATAGGGAACTCAAAAAATGAAGTTCCGGAAACTTGTCTGTAGACAGCTCCTCCCCCCTGGTCCAGATAAACAATTCATTATTCCGGTAAATGATTTGAGAACGGATACCGTCCCATTTCCATTCCGCCAACCAGTCTTCCGGATTTCCCAGTCCCGAAACCTCCCCTTCAATCGGATAGGCCAGGAAAAACGGGTAAGGTCTGGACGCATGATCGTTTTCACCCTCATCCAGTATCAGCTTTTCAAAAGTAGTTTCCAGCGGATGCCACTGCCCCATTACCCGGTGCGCTATGACATTGGCTTCGGTGGCAGTGGCTTCGGCCAGA
Encoded here:
- a CDS encoding FIST signal transduction protein, translating into MKIEQLVYSADVPFGEFSVTPTLLFIFGNRELLETGVLTNELASKYPNAVFAGCSTAGEIAKESVKDNSIVVTAIEFEKTTVQTSKIALDEINFSSSEAGKKLVSQLPVEGLRHVVVLSDGLKVNGTDLVKGMQEALADDVTLTGGLAGDGPHFEKTVIVEPDGKVATESIMAVGFYGPALSISFGSRGGWDSFGLDRMVTRSKENILYEIDGQPALDLYKSFLGDKARELPASGLLFPLSMRDKEDRTPVVRTILGINEEEKSLTFAGDIPQGSFVKLMKANNDRLINGAEEAAEVAAEGMDNPEFALLVSCVGRKLVLKQMIEEEVESVSQVLGKPAITGFYSYGELAPFSRDTSCELHNQTMTITTFRE
- a CDS encoding sensor histidine kinase — its product is MLTLDPTDTNFHRLLKRQIRKSLPPELAENPALQDFLTSVNQAYIEYQDDIARVEHILEQSSGELFKANKELTRIAEEKTQEAAITSKRLEEVVGSISEVLVQLDREGHIRYLNNAWEVVTGYTVEESLNKKWVDFPLPDESLSKIQSIFESELQNVDETIRILTADHTEKWLGVSLSHHISPDNQLVGYIGTLVDITSRKEQEAEINRLVEWLNESGEAVQVSDENGVILFVNHEAARRLGKTRDEIIGSNVSEIEKIFEEAGEWETYLQNLRNTSKMILSGVHTRKDGSTFPVETSVKYYENNNQGYVLSFIRDITERVEADKKLKAYTRDLERINAELDQFAYVVSHDLKAPLRAINNLSEWIEEDLEDMLGGDTKDQFRLLRGRVHRMEGLINGILSYSRAGRIKTNKEKFMVKPLVDDLCETLAPRKFIRFDVEGDEALEIFSEKIALQQILQNLISNGIKYNDKENIAISIGWTETSDTVEFYVKDNGPGISPEFHERIFVIFQTLQSRDEVESTGVGLAIVKKIVQEKGGIIRIQSEMGKYTTFYFTWPKNELKEAESQQ
- a CDS encoding response regulator, with product MFTTNLVPMTILLVEDDEVDIMNVKRAFKKNNISNPLQIAHNGLEALEVLRAPATDIPKPKIVLLDLNMPRMGGIEFLREIRQDPELSTLSVFVMTTSNEDGDKIDAFNLNVAGYILKPLSMDRFIAAVSTLNSYWTLCEYPE
- a CDS encoding response regulator, with the translated sequence MTPFTLLLVEDDHIDAMEFRRAIKKSHIAIEEIRVCKYAEEALQVLETWVPSCVFIDYQLPKTNGLELLRKIKSAAPQLPVIILTSHGDEKIAVEMMKAGAMDYIPKSEVNAEKLSKMFHTMERMREVEKQRQQARQELAEKEEFIDKVALLSPNIIYVIDIEKWTNIFHNKQIWTILGYNSNELSDNDKNIFSLIIDNQDKMLFQKHYHFIRHSLQDGEVLEKEFRLKHRDGSEVWIITREVPFRRSENGEVKEVLGTAIDITNRKMAERELIQAKKDAEQAAKIKSDFLSTMSHEIRTPMNAIIGFTDLLLTGNLSVQDKQHLNTIKYSADNLMVILNDILDISKIEAGKFSLENFEFDLREKLGFLYRTFELKALEKGIKLIFDIDENIPEILIGDAYRLNQILINLLGNALKFTSEGFVNLSVLLTDESEEEIHLKISVRDSGIGISEDNLSLIFESFSQAHNNNASKYFGGTGLGLSITRKITELMQGEITAESELGVGSNFCVSLPFKKGLPAPAADSANKNAPFSLQGYSVIAADDILANQLLLRHLLKKWDADFQICSNGKEMLDALKLRSYDLILMDLQMPVMDGITTMQVIRESFPGLAATPVIAFTADTFAQTTQEIIDCHFDDFVTKPFKIDELSSVIRKQLAL
- a CDS encoding putative DNA modification/repair radical SAM protein yields the protein MSERLHEKLQILADAAKYDVSCSSSGSNRTNHNKGLGEATGSGICHTYTEDGRCVSLLKILLTNHCIFDCAYCVTRKSNDIKRAAFSVQEVVDLTMNFYRRNYIEGLFLSSGIFKNADFTMERLVSVAKKLRTENKFNGYIHLKTIPGASDELMHEAGLYADRLSVNIEIPTESGLKLLAPDKNIKDMIEPMNYLKKEIIRTKEESRIFKSAPLFAPAGQSTQMIIGASGESDKDIMHTAHKFYTGFNLKRVYYSGYVPISNDTRLPGLGSEVPVLRENRLYQTDWLMRFYGFQVQELLNEKYPNLDPEIDPKLSWALRNMGYFPVDINTADLQLILRVPGIGLQSAQKIIGARRFNRLGWDHLKKIGIAVNRAKYFIICNSPAADRKDYTEAKIRQFILSESRSKFLKNGGRQYNLFG
- a CDS encoding TIGR03915 family putative DNA repair protein, which gives rise to MEAVNTIYSGRPVAVCYDGTWPGLLTAVFETFAKKWQVTSFQVHGRECQTNFLAEKADVISDDEKAARVWQGLRRKVPSENCIQLYRCFLSEMKGVELTILSCVQFYFSGAESPHQAYGHPDVLKINQISKMVYREKHRMEAFVRFQRTSDDLYYAVIEPDFDVIPLLSKHFEERYADQNWLIYDIRRKYGIYYDQEKVSEIILDLKQETHTSCNFRNILHDSEPLYQGLWKDYFKHVNIPSRRNIKLHLQHVPKRYWKHLVEKK
- the pdeM gene encoding ligase-associated DNA damage response endonuclease PdeM is translated as MQIEIKGNHFLLLTQRAIFWEETQTLLIGDLHLGKITHFRKEGIAIPNLAADNNFDRLNEIVHHTGAGRIIFLGDLFHSQYNSEWDTFRLWRAEHHYIEMIIVVGNHDILPLSMFLETDLQVYKSDYEEDNFVFTHHPKLEPDPGKFVFAGHVHPVFKTYGKGRQSLRLPCFVVDPHQAIVPSFGVFTGGFGVEMTAERQIYLLTEHKIFPLGL